In Nitrospinota bacterium, one genomic interval encodes:
- a CDS encoding transketolase produces MRTAFFRALLDMAEHDERINLVVGELGFGVVEPFAERFPERFLNAGVAEQNMTGIASGMALSGKVVFTYSIANFPTLRCLEQIRNDVCYHRANVIIVAVGGGFAYGALGMTHHATEDLAIMRALPEMMVVAPADPIEAAEATRAVVSQAGPCYLRLGRAGEPAVHQSGIEFQLGKAIPLRSGGDITLISTGGLLETALKVADRLEDDGVRARVLSMHTVKPLDTEAVLAAARETQAIVTLEEHSVVGGLGGAVAEVLAESGELHVRFKRLGIPSGFCSYVGSQEYLRGVCGLSEEGILRSLKQILDLVKI; encoded by the coding sequence ATGAGGACTGCCTTTTTTCGGGCCCTGCTTGATATGGCCGAGCACGACGAGCGGATTAACCTCGTTGTCGGGGAGTTGGGGTTTGGCGTTGTTGAACCCTTCGCCGAGCGATTCCCGGAGCGTTTCCTCAATGCGGGCGTCGCCGAGCAGAACATGACCGGGATCGCCTCGGGGATGGCGCTTAGCGGAAAGGTCGTCTTCACCTACTCTATAGCTAACTTCCCGACGCTCAGGTGCCTCGAGCAGATTCGTAATGATGTCTGTTATCACAGGGCAAACGTGATAATCGTGGCCGTCGGAGGCGGGTTTGCCTACGGCGCCCTGGGCATGACCCATCATGCGACGGAGGACCTCGCCATCATGCGGGCGCTTCCCGAAATGATGGTTGTGGCCCCCGCCGACCCCATCGAAGCGGCAGAGGCGACTCGAGCGGTCGTATCTCAAGCGGGCCCATGCTACCTGAGGCTTGGCCGGGCGGGAGAGCCAGCCGTTCACCAATCTGGCATTGAGTTTCAACTTGGAAAAGCTATCCCATTGCGGAGCGGCGGCGACATAACGCTTATCTCCACCGGTGGCCTCCTGGAGACGGCTCTCAAGGTGGCTGATCGACTGGAGGACGACGGGGTTCGGGCGCGGGTGTTGAGCATGCACACGGTAAAGCCGTTGGATACCGAAGCGGTTTTGGCGGCGGCGCGAGAGACCCAAGCGATAGTCACCCTTGAAGAGCACAGTGTGGTAGGCGGACTCGGGGGCGCGGTGGCCGAGGTCTTGGCTGAATCGGGTGAATTACATGTTCGCTTCAAGCGGTTGGGCATTCCGTCGGGTTTTTGCTCTTACGTTGGCAGCCAGGAGTACCTCCGAGGGGTCTGCGGACTCTCGGAAGAGGGGATCTTGAGGTCGCTGAAGCAGATCCTCGACCTCGTCAAGATTTGA